Proteins from a genomic interval of Ramlibacter algicola:
- a CDS encoding ATP-binding protein produces the protein MRLRTSLFLLATLAAVPILAFALIAARYVVQAEDENLVNTSMARNSATMSAVDAELRGVTATLQALAGASSLGRNDLRTFHADAQAVLVTQPSWRNISLMTSGGQQLVNARVPWGAPLPAHPSDPTSLERLLRTREPVVGDLQRDGLPDNELGVTVRVPVLNEGVVRYVLTATLSAEPFRRLLEQQNLAPGWVGALVDGHGRVLARVPPVSVGSAASPEYLTRVQGATDGWYRGPGMGGEDDYTAFLRSGMTGWSLGYSVSAQVLNKGVKGAAWVMGAGMALSVIAGGLLALLLGRVVSRPMSQLATAARRWGDGVPVRAGVDSRIEEVQQLASALDRAAGAVTQRDAQLQQRAEELAQANAKKTQFLAMLSHELRNPLAPLRNGIAILRRTADPRRRSDVEAMMERQVAHAARLIDDLLDVSRIERGKLQLELGTVHVADMVRAAVEAVRPAIEARRQRLEVRSPAAALSLRGDSVRLAQVLSNLLTNASKFTPEGGHLRVEALAEGSELVLRVRDEGVGFEPDEGDRIFEMFTQLDTSRSKAVSGLGLGLAIVRSIVHMHGGTVCAYSEGQGSGATFTVRLPMLAQPVAANDAPGMPALPAPAGPRRVLVADDNVDAADSLAALLREEGFEVLVAHDGERALELARRSPPTAALLDLDMPGLDGHEVARALRSERGADVLLVALTGLGRPSDLQATRASGFDAHLTKPTPFEDVLEALQRRRAQRPVHA, from the coding sequence ATGCGCCTGCGTACGAGCCTGTTCCTCCTCGCCACCCTGGCCGCGGTGCCGATCCTGGCCTTCGCATTGATCGCCGCCCGCTACGTGGTGCAGGCCGAGGACGAGAACCTCGTCAACACCTCGATGGCGCGCAACTCGGCGACCATGAGTGCCGTCGACGCCGAGTTGCGCGGTGTCACCGCGACGCTGCAGGCGCTCGCCGGCGCGAGCAGCCTCGGGCGCAACGACCTGCGCACCTTCCATGCGGACGCGCAGGCCGTGCTCGTCACGCAGCCGTCCTGGCGCAACATCTCCCTCATGACCAGCGGCGGCCAGCAGCTGGTCAACGCGCGCGTGCCCTGGGGTGCGCCGCTGCCCGCCCATCCTTCCGATCCCACCTCGCTCGAGCGCCTGCTGCGGACGCGCGAGCCCGTCGTCGGTGACCTGCAGCGCGATGGGCTGCCCGACAACGAACTCGGCGTCACCGTGCGGGTGCCGGTGCTGAACGAAGGCGTGGTGCGCTACGTGCTCACCGCGACCCTCAGCGCCGAGCCGTTCCGCCGGTTGCTCGAGCAGCAGAACCTCGCGCCGGGGTGGGTCGGCGCGCTGGTGGACGGCCATGGCCGCGTGCTGGCGCGCGTGCCTCCCGTGAGCGTCGGCAGTGCGGCCTCGCCGGAATACCTCACGCGCGTGCAAGGCGCGACCGACGGCTGGTACCGCGGCCCCGGCATGGGCGGCGAGGACGACTACACCGCTTTCCTGCGCTCCGGCATGACGGGCTGGAGCCTGGGCTATTCGGTGTCGGCGCAGGTGTTGAACAAGGGCGTCAAGGGCGCGGCCTGGGTGATGGGCGCCGGCATGGCGCTGTCCGTCATCGCCGGCGGCCTGCTCGCGCTGCTGCTCGGACGTGTCGTCTCCAGGCCGATGTCGCAGCTCGCCACCGCCGCGCGCCGCTGGGGCGACGGCGTCCCGGTGCGGGCCGGCGTCGATTCGCGCATCGAGGAAGTGCAACAACTGGCGAGCGCCCTCGACCGCGCAGCCGGTGCCGTGACGCAGCGCGACGCGCAGCTGCAGCAGCGCGCCGAGGAACTCGCGCAAGCCAACGCCAAGAAGACGCAGTTCCTCGCGATGCTATCGCACGAACTGCGCAACCCGCTCGCCCCGCTGCGCAATGGCATCGCCATCCTGCGCCGCACGGCCGATCCGCGCCGGCGCTCCGACGTCGAAGCGATGATGGAACGCCAGGTCGCGCACGCGGCACGCCTGATCGACGACCTGCTGGACGTCAGCCGCATCGAGCGCGGCAAGCTGCAACTGGAGCTCGGCACGGTGCACGTGGCCGACATGGTGCGTGCGGCGGTCGAGGCGGTCCGCCCCGCGATCGAGGCGCGGCGCCAGCGGCTCGAGGTGCGGTCGCCGGCCGCGGCGCTCTCGCTGCGTGGCGATTCCGTGCGCTTGGCGCAGGTGCTGAGCAACCTGCTCACCAATGCATCCAAGTTCACCCCCGAAGGCGGCCACCTGCGCGTTGAGGCGCTCGCCGAAGGCAGCGAGCTGGTCCTGCGCGTGCGCGACGAAGGCGTCGGCTTCGAGCCGGACGAGGGCGACCGGATCTTCGAGATGTTCACGCAGCTGGACACCAGCCGCAGCAAGGCGGTGTCCGGCCTGGGGCTGGGACTCGCCATCGTGCGCTCGATCGTGCACATGCACGGCGGCACGGTGTGTGCGTATAGCGAAGGGCAGGGCTCCGGCGCGACATTCACCGTCAGGCTGCCGATGCTGGCCCAGCCCGTGGCGGCGAACGACGCTCCCGGCATGCCTGCGCTGCCCGCACCCGCCGGGCCACGACGGGTGCTCGTCGCCGACGACAACGTCGACGCCGCCGACTCGCTCGCCGCGCTGCTGCGCGAGGAGGGCTTCGAGGTCCTGGTCGCGCACGACGGCGAGCGGGCGCTCGAACTCGCGCGGCGTTCGCCGCCGACGGCCGCGCTGCTCGACCTGGACATGCCCGGGCTCGACGGCCACGAGGTCGCGCGGGCGCTGCGCTCGGAGCGTGGCGCCGACGTGCTGCTGGTGGCGCTGACGGGCCTGGGGCGGCCATCGGACCTGCAGGCCACGCGCGCCTCCGGCTTCGATGCGCACCTGACCAAGCCGACGCCGTTCGAGGACGTGCTCGAGGCGCTGCAACGCCGCCGCGCGCAACGCCCGGTGCACGCCTGA
- a CDS encoding ABC transporter ATP-binding protein: MSPDSAHGTPAVQQPPVRSTLAWVRHASQWLQGFGRPIGKVLALALVLATVSAAAPLAVMRLVDALGQFAAQRLAGPGSMPASALLSIGVALLLVAGAELGQVWLSKLLETRSWRVRLALDFSLRQRVTERLHQLPLSWHQQHTVGGTVNKVNTSIHGFVSAVGEIGFKVLPAIAYLVLALAALVQLDWRLAIAVCVFAPLPALIGMGAASEQTRRDRDLLKHWTATFGRWTEVLGGIRTVKGFAMEREEERRFLSAVAAGNARQTEGARRDARTAAWQGLSAAAARVSVAALGAWLVLQGEGTVGTLVAALQYVGGLFGPIQGLTSVYATVRRARVSLETVSSILDAPDPLADAPDAPDLVVTQGEVTFEGVSFAYADDRPVLQDVSLRVAPGETVALVGPSGSGKTTLLALLERLHAPTAGRILVDGVDVRGCTATSLRRQVGTVMQDVHLFHDTILANITYGTPGATRQQAEDAARAAHAHEFIEKLPQGYDTVLGERGAGLSGGQKQRLAIARALLKDPPVLVLDEATSALDNESEALVQDALQRLTRGRTTLVVAHRLSTIVDADRIVVLRAGRIDAIGTHAQLLAQGGYYAKLFARHAREQRPVAGGLEAVLDQPLQRPQGHRPAEPSAAQA; the protein is encoded by the coding sequence ATGTCCCCCGATTCCGCCCACGGCACCCCGGCCGTGCAGCAGCCGCCCGTGCGCAGCACCCTCGCGTGGGTCCGGCATGCGAGCCAGTGGCTCCAAGGCTTCGGCCGCCCGATCGGCAAGGTGCTGGCGCTGGCGCTGGTCCTGGCGACCGTGTCGGCCGCGGCACCGCTGGCCGTGATGCGGCTGGTCGATGCGCTCGGCCAGTTCGCGGCGCAGCGGCTCGCCGGTCCCGGCTCCATGCCCGCCAGCGCACTGCTTTCGATCGGCGTCGCCCTGCTGCTGGTCGCGGGCGCCGAGCTGGGCCAGGTGTGGCTCTCCAAGCTGCTGGAAACGCGCAGCTGGCGGGTGCGCCTGGCGCTCGACTTCTCGCTGCGCCAGCGGGTCACCGAGCGCCTGCACCAGTTGCCGCTGTCGTGGCACCAGCAACACACGGTCGGCGGCACGGTCAACAAGGTCAACACCTCGATCCACGGCTTCGTCAGTGCGGTCGGCGAGATCGGCTTCAAGGTGCTGCCCGCGATCGCGTACCTGGTGCTGGCACTGGCCGCGCTGGTGCAACTGGATTGGCGCCTGGCCATCGCCGTGTGCGTGTTCGCGCCGCTGCCGGCCCTGATCGGCATGGGCGCCGCCAGCGAGCAGACGCGTCGCGACCGCGACCTGCTCAAGCACTGGACCGCCACGTTCGGCCGCTGGACCGAGGTGCTGGGCGGCATCCGCACCGTCAAGGGCTTCGCGATGGAGCGCGAGGAGGAACGCCGCTTCCTCTCCGCCGTCGCCGCCGGCAATGCGCGCCAGACCGAAGGTGCGCGGCGCGATGCGCGCACGGCCGCATGGCAGGGGCTGTCGGCCGCCGCTGCGCGCGTGTCGGTGGCCGCACTCGGTGCGTGGCTCGTGCTGCAAGGCGAGGGCACCGTCGGCACATTGGTCGCGGCGCTGCAATACGTCGGTGGCCTGTTCGGCCCGATCCAGGGGCTCACCAGCGTGTACGCCACGGTGCGCCGCGCGCGTGTGTCTTTGGAGACCGTGTCGTCCATCCTCGACGCGCCCGATCCGCTTGCGGACGCACCCGATGCACCAGATCTCGTGGTCACACAGGGCGAGGTGACGTTCGAGGGCGTGTCGTTCGCGTACGCCGACGACCGTCCGGTGCTGCAGGACGTCTCGCTGCGCGTAGCGCCGGGTGAGACCGTGGCGCTGGTCGGCCCCAGCGGCAGCGGCAAGACGACGCTGCTGGCGCTGCTCGAGCGCCTGCATGCGCCGACCGCCGGCCGCATCCTGGTCGACGGCGTCGACGTGCGCGGCTGCACGGCGACATCACTGCGGCGCCAGGTGGGCACCGTGATGCAGGACGTGCACCTGTTCCACGACACCATCCTGGCGAACATCACCTACGGCACGCCCGGCGCGACGCGCCAGCAGGCCGAGGACGCCGCGCGCGCGGCGCATGCGCACGAGTTCATCGAGAAGCTGCCGCAGGGCTATGACACGGTGCTGGGCGAGCGCGGCGCGGGGCTGTCCGGCGGGCAGAAGCAGCGCCTGGCGATTGCGCGTGCGCTGCTCAAGGACCCGCCCGTGCTGGTGCTGGATGAAGCGACCAGCGCCCTGGACAACGAGAGCGAGGCCCTCGTGCAGGACGCGCTGCAGCGCCTGACGCGCGGGCGCACGACGCTCGTCGTCGCGCATCGGCTGTCGACCATCGTCGATGCCGATCGCATCGTGGTGCTGCGCGCCGGCCGCATCGACGCCATCGGCACGCACGCCCAACTGCTCGCGCAGGGCGGCTACTACGCGAAGCTGTTCGCGCGGCATGCTCGCGAGCAGCGCCCCGTGGCCGGCGGCCTCGAGGCAGTGCTCGACCAGCCCTTGCAGCGCCCGCAAGGGCATCGGCCGGCGGAGCCGAGCGCCGCGCAGGCGTGA
- the arsC gene encoding arsenate reductase (glutaredoxin) (This arsenate reductase requires both glutathione and glutaredoxin to convert arsenate to arsenite, after which the efflux transporter formed by ArsA and ArsB can extrude the arsenite from the cell, providing resistance.), whose protein sequence is MSDATIFHNPSCGTSRNTLALLRHAGLEPTVVEYLKTPPTKEQLRQLLADMKVGVRDVLRSKEPTYQQLGLGDAKWTDEQLLEFIGQHPVLLQRPIVRTARGTAMCRPSERVLRLLPVDRVPPFTKEDGDVVVDDGVRA, encoded by the coding sequence ATGAGCGACGCCACGATCTTCCACAACCCCTCGTGCGGCACCAGCCGCAACACGCTGGCCCTGCTGCGCCATGCGGGCCTCGAGCCGACGGTGGTCGAGTACCTGAAGACGCCGCCGACGAAGGAGCAGTTGCGCCAGCTGCTCGCGGACATGAAGGTCGGCGTGCGCGACGTGCTGCGTTCCAAGGAGCCGACGTACCAGCAGCTCGGGCTGGGTGACGCGAAGTGGACCGACGAGCAATTGCTGGAGTTCATCGGCCAGCATCCGGTCCTGCTGCAGCGGCCGATCGTGCGGACGGCGCGCGGCACCGCGATGTGCCGTCCTTCGGAGCGCGTGCTGCGCCTGCTGCCGGTCGATCGCGTGCCGCCGTTCACCAAGGAAGACGGCGACGTCGTGGTCGACGACGGCGTGCGGGCCTAG
- the glgC gene encoding glucose-1-phosphate adenylyltransferase, whose translation MAKEDVAFNDQLNDALRSRQQPDTAERLSLARQLPRQTVALVLAGGRGSRLQELTDRRAKPAVYFGGKFRIVDFALSNCLNSGIRRIGVLTQYKSHSLLRHLQRGWNFLRGEANEFIDLLPAQQRVNEADWYRGTADAIYQNIDILRSYDPKYILVLAGDHIYKQDYSLMLLDHVENGAKCTVGCIEVPRMEATALGVMAIDEKRRITNFLEKPADPPGMPGKPDRALGSMGIYVFDAEFLYSLLDEDFKDAASQRDFGKDVIPRLVRAGQAFAHPLNLSSVPAASRDNPYWRDVGTVDAFWAANLDLASNLPELNIYDRDWPIWTYQEQLPPAKFTPDEGGRHGEIANVIASGGCIIEGSDLTMSVLFSSVRVHSCCKISETVILPGCVIGRGSRLSRVVIDRGCELPPGTVIGEDPEADAERFHRSPGGIVLVTKEMLDRL comes from the coding sequence ATGGCCAAGGAAGACGTCGCATTCAACGACCAACTCAACGATGCGCTGCGCTCGAGGCAGCAGCCGGACACGGCCGAGCGCCTGAGCCTGGCGCGGCAACTGCCGCGGCAGACCGTGGCACTGGTGCTCGCCGGCGGGCGTGGGTCCCGCCTGCAGGAGCTGACCGACCGCCGGGCCAAACCGGCGGTGTACTTCGGCGGCAAGTTCCGCATCGTCGACTTCGCGCTGTCGAACTGCCTGAACTCGGGCATCCGGCGCATCGGCGTGCTGACCCAGTACAAGTCGCACTCCCTGCTGCGCCACCTGCAGCGCGGCTGGAACTTCCTGCGCGGCGAAGCCAACGAGTTCATCGACCTGCTGCCGGCGCAGCAGCGCGTGAACGAAGCCGACTGGTACCGCGGCACGGCCGACGCGATCTACCAGAACATCGACATCCTGCGCAGCTACGACCCCAAGTACATCCTGGTGCTGGCGGGCGACCACATCTACAAGCAGGACTACTCGCTGATGCTGCTCGACCACGTCGAGAACGGCGCCAAGTGCACGGTCGGCTGCATCGAGGTGCCGCGCATGGAAGCCACCGCGCTCGGGGTGATGGCCATCGACGAGAAGCGCCGCATCACCAACTTCCTCGAGAAGCCCGCCGACCCGCCCGGCATGCCCGGCAAGCCGGACCGCGCGCTGGGCAGCATGGGCATCTACGTCTTCGACGCCGAGTTCCTGTACTCGCTGCTCGACGAGGATTTCAAGGACGCCGCTTCGCAGCGCGACTTCGGCAAGGACGTGATCCCGCGCCTGGTGCGTGCGGGACAGGCCTTCGCGCATCCGCTGAACCTGTCGAGCGTGCCGGCGGCGTCGCGCGACAATCCGTACTGGCGCGACGTCGGCACCGTCGATGCGTTCTGGGCCGCGAACCTGGACCTCGCGTCCAACCTGCCCGAGCTGAACATCTACGACCGCGACTGGCCGATCTGGACCTACCAGGAGCAGCTGCCGCCAGCCAAGTTCACGCCGGACGAGGGCGGCCGGCATGGCGAGATCGCCAACGTCATCGCGTCGGGCGGCTGCATCATCGAAGGCTCGGACCTCACCATGTCCGTGCTGTTCTCCAGCGTGCGCGTGCACTCGTGCTGCAAGATCAGCGAGACGGTGATCCTGCCTGGCTGCGTCATCGGGCGCGGCAGCCGGCTCTCGCGCGTGGTGATCGACCGCGGCTGCGAACTGCCACCGGGAACCGTCATCGGCGAAGACCCGGAAGCGGACGCCGAGCGCTTCCACCGGTCCCCCGGCGGCATCGTGCTCGTGACGAAGGAAATGCTGGACCGGCTCTAG